From a single Rutidosis leptorrhynchoides isolate AG116_Rl617_1_P2 chromosome 5, CSIRO_AGI_Rlap_v1, whole genome shotgun sequence genomic region:
- the LOC139850347 gene encoding uncharacterized protein — MGVCGSKEQGCVRVGSLQKKKKHNHNHHHVHHADGEIIKISRRKRRLGRKKQKTAAVTNRYSSRSKVDPSVDASIPIDRSYCYNPTFHGSTEWFDTVTRIDSDGEEDFYSIQDDIASQSSSISASVTPRVSDRVTCSSFSASESLAAKPSELPPENGFQIFGRQNNCLPCLNCTTSTDVKSKSLCSSPQSARKKTSSRLSFRWRDGQPNLSILSPKGILRRPIAGSQVPYCPIEKKMSDCWSPLDPSVFKVRGHNYLRDKKKECAANQAAFYPIGVDVFLSPRKIDHIARLIELPKVEPYGKIPPLLVVNLQIPLYPAAIFQHEYDGEGMSIVLYFKLSEHYDELPLHFQENIRKIIDDEVERVRGFPVDTIAPCRERLKILGRVTNLEDLQLSSAERKLMNAYNEKPVLSRPQHEFFLGENYFEIDLNMHRFSYISRKGFEAFQDRLKHCILDFGLTIQGNKAEELPECILCCLQLKEIDYTNYNLLGF, encoded by the exons atgggAGTGTGTGGATCAAAAGAACAAGGTTGTGTGCGAGTAGGTTCactacagaagaagaagaaacataatcataatcatcatcatgttCATCATGCAGATGGAGAAATAATCAAAATTAGCAGAAGAAAAAGGAGATTGGGACGAAAGAAACAAAAGACTGCTGCAGTTACAAATCGTTATTCATCTAGGAGTAAAGTTGATCCTTCTGTTGATGCTTCCATTCCTATCGATCGTTCATATTGTTATAACCCTACATTTCatg GTAGTACAGAGTGGTTCGATACTGTAACTCGGATCGATTCTGATGGTGAGGAAGATTTCTACAGCATTCAAGACG ATATTGCATCACAAAGCAGCTCTATTAGTGCATCAGTGACTCCCCGAGTTTCTGATCGTGTCACGTGCTCTTCGTTCTCTGCATCTGAGTCCCTAGCGGCTAAACCGAGCGAACTACCACCCGAAAATGGATTTCAGATTTTCGGGAGACAAAACAATTGCTTGCCATGTCTAAATTGCACTACTTCGACAGACGTAAAGAGTAAATCGTTGTGTTCGAGCCCTCAAAGTGCACGTAAAAAAACGTCTTCACGACTTTCATTTAGATGGCGGGACGGGCAGCCCAATCTTTCTATAT TGTCCCCAAAAGGTATTTTACGAAGACCAATTGCAGGCTCTCAAGTTCCGTATTGTCCAATAGAGAAAAAAATGTCAGATTGTTGGTCACCACTTGATCCAAGTGTGTTTAAAGTACGTGGACATAATTATTTAAG AGATAAAAAGAAGGAATGTGCTGCAAATCAAGCTGCTTTTTACCCTATTGGCGTTGATGTTTTTTTATCTCCTCGCAAAATTGATCATATAGCTCGCCTTATTGAACTTCCAAAAGTTGAACCATATGGAAAAATTCCTCCTTTACTTGTTGTAAATCTTCAA ATACCTTTGTATCCGGCTGCTATATTTCAACATGAATATGACGGAGAAGGAATGAGTATTGTTTTGTACTTTAAGCTGTCCGAACATTACGACGAACTTCCTCTTCATTTTCAAGAAAATATCAGG AAAATAATCGATGATGAGGTGGAAAGGGTAAGAGGTTTCCCGGTAGATACAATTGCACCCTGCAGGGAAAGATTAAAGATATTGGGTCGGGTCACAAACTTAGAGGATCTTCAGTTGAGTTCTGCTGAAAGGAAACTTATGAATGCTTACAATGAAAAACCCGTTCTTTCACGTCCTCAGCACGAGTTTTTCTTG GGAGAAAACTACTTTGAAATTGATTTGAACATGCACAGATTTAGTTACATCTCTAGAAAAGGTTTCGAAGCATTTCAAGATAGACTAAAACATTGCATCCTAGATTTTGGGCTCACGATCCAG GGCAACAAAGCTGAAGAATTGCCAGAATGTATTTTGTGTTGCCTTCAATTGAAAGAAATCGATTACACCAATTACAACCTACTTGGGTTCTAA
- the LOC139846623 gene encoding transcription factor MYB35-like, translating into MGRRAPCCDKSHVKKGPWTAEEDAKILAYVASHGIGNWTFVPQKAGLNRCGKSCRLRWTNYLRPDLKHDSFTPYEEQLILRYHQTIGSRWSLIAKQLPGRTDNDVKNHWNTKLKKKLTKMGIDPITHKPFSQLLSDYGNITEITPHNTRPSDQHFSCANSSLTTIDTFQEQHIPMNLINANFQVIDEATSSSSSSSPATEVNLPNLPSSPSIWSDYLVGGQEHECTNEPNVGMISANDENVNGYSTLGVDHTETS; encoded by the exons ATGGGAAGACGAGCTCCTTGTTGTGATAAATCACACGTCAAAAAAGGCCCGTGGACAGCCGAAGAAGATGCTAAGATTCTTGCCTATGTTGCTAGCCACGGTATCGGGAATTGGACATTTGTTCCTCAAAAAGCAG GTCTTAATAGATGTGGAAAAAGTTGTAGACTGAGATGGACGAATTATCTACGGCCAGATCTTAAGCATGATAGTTTTACCCCTTATGAAGAACAACTCATTTTGAGGTACCATCAAACCATAGGCAGTAG GTGGTCTTTGATAGCGAAACAACTTCCAGGAAGAACAGACAACGACGTTAAGAATCACTGGAACACAAAACTAAAGAAAAAGCTTACTAAAATGGGGATCGATCCCATCACCCATAAACCGTTCAGTCAGCTTCTTTCTGATTATGGAAACATCACCGAGATCACTCCACATAACACGAGACCTTCGGATCAACATTTTTCGTGTGCCAACAGTTCATTAACGACGATAGATACATTTCAAGAACAACATATTCCAATGAACTTGATTAATGCTAATTTTCAAGTCATCGATGAAgcaacttcatcttcttcatcatcatcacctGCAACTGAAGTAAATTTACCAAATTTGCCATCTTCTCCGTCCATTTGGAGTGATTATCTTGTCGGAGGCCAAGAACATGAGTGTACTAACGAGCCTAATGTGGGTATGATATCAGCAAACGATGAAAACGTAAATGGCTATAGCACGTTGGGTGTAGATCACACGGAAACATCGTAG